The nucleotide window GACGGGCGCATCTTCATCACACGCGGCTTCTACAACCGCTACCGGCAGGGTGAGGTCAGCGCGGAGGAATTGGCCAGCGTCATCGCCCACGAACTGGGCCATGTCGCGCTCGGCCATACGCGTCGGCGGATGATCGACTTTTCCGGTCAGAACGCCGTGCGCGCGGTTCTGGCGGGCGTGTTGGGGCGGATCATTCCCGGCATCGGCCCCTGGATCGGCGGCCTCGTCGCTTCGCTCCTCGCAGCGCGGCTGAGCCGGCAGGATGAATATGAGGCCGATGCCTATGCCTCGGCCCTGATGGTGTCGGCGGGCTTCGGTACGGCGGCGCAGAAATCGCTCTTCACCAAGCTGGAGAAGCTGGTGGGCCTGCCCGGCGGCGGGATGCCCGCCTGGCTGATGAGCCACCCCAAGACCGCCGACCGGATTTCGGCCATCGAGGCGATGGAAGCCCGCTGGCAGCGCGAATTGCCGCCGAGCTGAGCGTCAAGGGGGGCGCTGCCCCCACTTGCGCCCCAAGGGCCGCAAGCTCCCCCGAGGTATTTTCGAAGCAAAGAGGGGCGGGATCAGGTGCCGAGCGCCTTGCCCAGTCGCGGAAGCCGCGCGCGTTTGAGAAGCCCGCGCAGGGGCAGGCGTTCGCCCGACAGCCGCTCCGCCTCCACATGGGTCTGCCGAACCGCTTCCTCGACCGGAACGGGATCCGCCAGCCATGCCTCCATCAGGAACGCATCGGGATGGACCGCGCGGATGCTATGGGCGGAGACCTCGCCCGCCGGGAAATCACGCAGGTTCATCGTCACGATCACCTCCGCCTGCGCCGCGATGGCGGTGGCCAGCACATGGATATCCGCCGGGTCCGGCAGCCAGAGTGGCGCTTCCGCCCCGGGTGCGATCCTGGCCGACGGAAAGCGCGCCCCGACGGCGGCGGCCTCGGCCCGGGCGATCTGCGCATCCGCCGCCCCGCCATTCCGCGCGGCGGCACGGACCCATTCCTCCAACAGGCGCTCGGACCAGACGGGCGTGAAGACGCCGCGCGCGGCAGCGCCCAAAAGGATCTCCCGCATCACGGTGGGATAAAGGACGCAGGCGTCCAGCACCGCGATCATAGGCGGAAGACCAGCGCTTTGAGGTAGCCCGTGTCGCTCAGCGCCGGGTGAACCGGGTGGTCCGGCCCCGCAAATCCGGTGTGGATCAACCGCGGCTCTCGCCCCGCGCGCCCCAGGCCGCGCAGACACGCCATGCGGAATTTCGACAGGTCGGCGGCGTGGGAACAGGAGCAGAGGACCATATATCCCCCCTCCGCCACCAGGGGCGCGGCCAGCCGCGCGACCCGTTCATAGGCGCGCAACCCCTTGTCGAGCGCGGGTTTGGAGGGGGCAAAGGCGGGCGGATCGGCGATCACCAGGTCAAAGAGTGCCCCCTCGCCTGCCAGATCCTCCATCGCCGCGAAGGCGTCGCCCTGCCGCGTCGTGAACCGCGCCCCCGCGCCCATGGCCTCCGCCCCCTGCGCCGCGAGGTCCAAGGCGGGGCTGGAGGCATCAACGGCCAGGGCCGAGCGCGCGCCCCTTGCCAAGGCCGCCAGGGCGAAGCCGCCCACATGGGAGAACACGTCCAACACGCGGGCGTTTCTGGCCAGCCCCGCGGCGAAGGCGTGGTTCGGGCGCTGGTCGTAGAACAGCCCCGTCTTCTGCCCGCCCATCACGTCAGCCATGTAGGTGGCGCCGTTCATCGGAACCGGGATCGGGCCAACCGGGGCGGTGCCTTTCAGCACCGCCATCTCCTCGGGCAACTCCTCCAGCGCGCGGGCGCGCGATGTGCCGTTCTTGATCACGGTGGTGCAGCCGGTCAGGTCGGTCAGGATCGCGGTCAGATCGTCCAGCCGTTCCTCCAGCCAGATCGCATTGGGTTGCATCACCAGCGTCTCGCCGAACCGGTCGACGATCAGGCCGGGCAGGCCATCGCCCTCCGCATGGACAAGGCGATAGAACGGCGCGTCGTAAAGCGCCTCGCGCAGCGCAAAGGCACGGGACAGGCGCGCGCTCAGCCAGTCGGTGTCGATGCGCGTCGCCGGGTCGCGGTCCAGCAGGCGCAGGCCGATCCGTGCCGCCGGGGTCGCCACGCCCAGGCCAAGGGGCGCACGGTCCGCATCTTCCAGAACCGCCAGCGCGCCCGCCGGGATCGCGCGGGACCGGCGGTCCAGCACAAGGTCATCGGCCCAGGCCCAGGGATGGCCATGGCGGATGCGGCGGGCATCGGCCTTGGGTTTCAGGCGGAGAACGGGAAAAGGGGGCGCTGTCATGGCGCCCCCTCTACTGGGTTCGGGATCGGGTTGGAAGGCTTAGCGCGCCAGCGCCAGAAGCTCCGGGTTGGCGGCCGGGACGACCGGGCCGATGAACTCCGCCTGGACCCAATCGCGCAGGCGCTGGGTGATGCGCACCCGCTGGGTTTCGCCGCGCGCGTCGGCGGCCAGCGCCTCTTCGTT belongs to Hasllibacter sp. MH4015 and includes:
- a CDS encoding M48 family metallopeptidase, whose amino-acid sequence is MLKLTPILLAVGYGLVMYLFSAWRTKRDLDARSTELADRDLKRITDRFAEVLDVERIRVNIYEVDAVNGLAAPDGRIFITRGFYNRYRQGEVSAEELASVIAHELGHVALGHTRRRMIDFSGQNAVRAVLAGVLGRIIPGIGPWIGGLVASLLAARLSRQDEYEADAYASALMVSAGFGTAAQKSLFTKLEKLVGLPGGGMPAWLMSHPKTADRISAIEAMEARWQRELPPS
- a CDS encoding RSP_2648 family PIN domain-containing protein, which produces MIAVLDACVLYPTVMREILLGAAARGVFTPVWSERLLEEWVRAAARNGGAADAQIARAEAAAVGARFPSARIAPGAEAPLWLPDPADIHVLATAIAAQAEVIVTMNLRDFPAGEVSAHSIRAVHPDAFLMEAWLADPVPVEEAVRQTHVEAERLSGERLPLRGLLKRARLPRLGKALGT
- a CDS encoding RSP_2647 family RNA methyltransferase, translating into MTAPPFPVLRLKPKADARRIRHGHPWAWADDLVLDRRSRAIPAGALAVLEDADRAPLGLGVATPAARIGLRLLDRDPATRIDTDWLSARLSRAFALREALYDAPFYRLVHAEGDGLPGLIVDRFGETLVMQPNAIWLEERLDDLTAILTDLTGCTTVIKNGTSRARALEELPEEMAVLKGTAPVGPIPVPMNGATYMADVMGGQKTGLFYDQRPNHAFAAGLARNARVLDVFSHVGGFALAALARGARSALAVDASSPALDLAAQGAEAMGAGARFTTRQGDAFAAMEDLAGEGALFDLVIADPPAFAPSKPALDKGLRAYERVARLAAPLVAEGGYMVLCSCSHAADLSKFRMACLRGLGRAGREPRLIHTGFAGPDHPVHPALSDTGYLKALVFRL